The nucleotide window GTGCCGATCCGCGGCAACGTCGACACCCGGATCGGGTACGTCACCTCCGGTGAGCTGGACGCCGTGGTGCTGGCGGCGGCCGGGCTGAGCCGGCTGGGCCGGCTGGACGTGGTCACCGAGTACCTGGCCACCGACGAGGTGCTGCCCGCTCCCGGCCAGGGAGCGCTGGCCGTCGAATGCGCCGCGGGTGACGCGGGGCTGGCGGCGCTGCTCGGCGAGCTCGACGACCCGGTGACCCGGGCCGCCGTGACCGCCGAGCGATCCCTGCTCGCCGCCCTGGAGGCCGGCTGTTCCGCCCCGGTGGGCGCGCTGGCCGAGCCGGGGGTCCCCGGTGACGGGGACGACGAGTCCGTAACCGAGCTGCGCCTGCGCGGTGTCGTCGGCACGACCGACGGCAGCGAGCTGGTGCAGATGTCCGCCACCGGCACCCTGTCGGCATCCCTGGACGAGGCCGCGGCGCTGGGCCGCTGGCTCGCCGAGGACATGCTGGCCAAGGGCGCGTCCGGTCTGATGGGGGAGCGAGCACGATGAGCCCCACCGCCACGCACAAGCCTGCCGCAGGGCACGTCACCTTCCTGGGTGCCGGGCCCGGTGACCCCGGGCTGTTGACACTGCGCGCCGTGGAGGCGCTGGCCGACGCGGATGTGCTGGTCGCCGACCCGCGGGTGCTCGACGTGGTGCGCAGGCACGCGCCCGCCGCGACGGAGGCACCGGAACTGACCGCGCTGGACGGCACCTCGGGCGCCGCCGCGCACGCCTCCAAGCTTGTCATGGCGTCCGCGAGCAACGGCAAGCGGGTGGTCCGCGCGGTCGCCGGCGACCCCGGGCTGGACGGCGGCGCCGCCGAGGAGATGCTGGCCTGCGCCAAGGCCGGTATCCCGTTCGAGGTGGTGCCGG belongs to Streptantibioticus cattleyicolor NRRL 8057 = DSM 46488 and includes:
- the hemC gene encoding hydroxymethylbilane synthase; this translates as MTATRSAQALRLGTRRSKLAMAQSGMVADQVARVTGRPVELVEITTYGDTSREALAQIGGTGVFVSALREALLAGEIDFAVHSLKDLPTAAPKGLLLAAVPVREDPRDALVARDGLTFAGLPEGARVGTGSPRRMAQLNAWARALGRRIETVPIRGNVDTRIGYVTSGELDAVVLAAAGLSRLGRLDVVTEYLATDEVLPAPGQGALAVECAAGDAGLAALLGELDDPVTRAAVTAERSLLAALEAGCSAPVGALAEPGVPGDGDDESVTELRLRGVVGTTDGSELVQMSATGTLSASLDEAAALGRWLAEDMLAKGASGLMGERAR